One Vicingus serpentipes DNA window includes the following coding sequences:
- a CDS encoding ferredoxin — MVVISHLRKRCIGCNYCVEFAPERWRMSKKDGKVTMIGGDEKKGIFTVRVTEDEYDNNAKAAHACPMNIIQIKVL, encoded by the coding sequence ATAGTAGTAATTTCGCATCTCAGAAAAAGGTGTATTGGATGCAATTATTGTGTTGAATTTGCTCCAGAGAGATGGCGTATGTCTAAAAAAGACGGAAAAGTAACCATGATTGGAGGGGATGAAAAAAAAGGGATATTTACAGTTCGAGTTACTGAAGACGAATATGATAATAATGCAAAAGCAGCACATGCATGCCCTATGAATATTATTCAAATAAAAGTACTCTAA
- a CDS encoding bifunctional aconitate hydratase 2/2-methylisocitrate dehydratase, whose translation MNMYQDYLKEIEFRKLQGLQPKPVDAAELLSEIIAQIKDVNNEYRAESLNFFIYNVLPGTTSAAEVKAKFLKEIILGESVVEEITPASAFEQLSHMKGGPSIKVLLDLVIDGNDIAIAQEAAKVLKTQVFLYEADLERLEGAYKQGCPISKDIIESYANAEFFTKLPELEEKIDVVTYIAGVGDISTDLLSPGGDAHSRSDRELHGQCLFEHNKDMQNELLALKEKHPDKRVMLIAEKGTMGVGSSRMSGVNNVALWTGVKASPYVPFINIAPVIAGTNGISPIFLTTVGVTGGIGLDLKNWVKQKDADGKTIVDEDGEPVLKQEYSVETGTVLTINTKTKKLYNGDKELKDISAAFTPQKMEFMKAGGSYAVVFGKKVQTFACKALGIDVPQVYAASKEISVDGQGLTAVEKIFNKNAVGTTPGKTLHSGSDVRVEVNIVGSQDTTGLMTSQELEMMAATVISPIVDAGYQSGCHTASVWDDKSKANIPRLMKFMNDFGLITGRDPKGKYHAMTDVIHKVLNDLAVDDWDVIIGGDSHTRMSKGVAFGADSGTVALALATGEATMPIPESVKVTFKGDMRSFMDFRDVVHATQQQMLKQFGGENVFQGRIIEVHLGTLEADQAFTFTDWTAEMKAKASICISEDETLIESLEIAKGRIQIMIDKGMDNDKQVLQGLINKANKRIAEIKSGENPALRPDANAKYHAEVVIDLDEIAEPMIADPDVNNEDVSKRYTHDTIRPLSFYGGTKKVDLGFVGSCMVHKGDMQILAQMLKNIEEQQGKVEFKAPLVVAPPTYNIVDELKAEGDWEVLAKYSGFEFDDNAPKGSARTKYENMMYLERPGCNLCMGNQEKAEPGDTVMATSTRLFQGRVVKDSGEKKGESLLSSTPVVVLSTILGRTPTMEEYEAAVDGIVLTKFKPSTKQLVK comes from the coding sequence ATGAATATGTATCAAGATTATCTAAAAGAAATTGAATTTCGGAAACTACAAGGACTTCAACCTAAACCAGTTGATGCTGCTGAATTATTAAGCGAAATTATTGCTCAAATTAAAGATGTAAATAATGAATATAGAGCAGAATCTTTAAACTTTTTTATTTACAACGTTTTACCAGGAACTACAAGTGCTGCAGAAGTGAAAGCTAAATTCTTAAAAGAAATTATTCTTGGAGAATCTGTTGTTGAAGAAATTACTCCAGCATCTGCTTTTGAGCAGTTGTCACATATGAAAGGAGGCCCATCAATTAAGGTGTTATTAGACTTAGTGATTGATGGTAATGATATTGCTATTGCTCAAGAGGCAGCAAAAGTGTTAAAAACACAAGTATTTTTATACGAAGCAGATTTAGAGCGATTAGAGGGTGCGTATAAGCAAGGATGCCCTATTTCAAAAGATATTATTGAGAGTTATGCAAATGCAGAGTTCTTTACAAAATTACCAGAACTTGAAGAGAAAATTGATGTAGTAACTTATATTGCTGGAGTCGGAGATATTTCAACAGATTTACTTTCTCCAGGAGGTGATGCACATTCAAGGTCTGATAGAGAGTTACACGGACAATGTTTATTTGAGCATAATAAAGATATGCAAAATGAATTATTGGCATTAAAGGAAAAACATCCAGATAAACGTGTAATGTTAATTGCAGAAAAAGGAACAATGGGGGTTGGGTCTTCAAGAATGTCGGGAGTAAATAATGTAGCGCTTTGGACAGGTGTTAAAGCTAGTCCTTATGTTCCATTTATAAATATTGCGCCTGTAATTGCGGGAACAAATGGGATTTCACCAATTTTCTTAACTACAGTTGGTGTGACAGGAGGAATAGGTTTAGACCTTAAAAACTGGGTAAAGCAAAAAGATGCTGATGGGAAAACTATTGTTGATGAAGATGGCGAACCAGTTTTAAAACAAGAATATTCTGTTGAGACAGGAACTGTTTTAACAATCAACACAAAAACTAAGAAACTTTATAACGGAGATAAAGAATTAAAAGATATTTCTGCTGCATTTACTCCTCAGAAAATGGAGTTTATGAAAGCTGGAGGTTCTTACGCTGTTGTTTTCGGTAAAAAAGTACAAACATTTGCATGTAAAGCTTTAGGAATTGATGTGCCTCAAGTTTATGCTGCTTCAAAAGAGATTTCTGTTGATGGTCAAGGATTGACAGCAGTAGAAAAAATATTTAATAAAAATGCTGTAGGAACAACTCCAGGGAAAACGCTACATTCAGGTTCTGATGTACGTGTTGAAGTTAATATTGTAGGTTCGCAAGATACAACAGGATTAATGACTTCTCAAGAACTAGAAATGATGGCTGCTACTGTTATTTCTCCAATTGTTGATGCTGGTTACCAATCTGGATGTCATACTGCTTCGGTTTGGGATGATAAGTCTAAAGCTAATATTCCAAGGTTGATGAAATTTATGAATGACTTTGGTTTGATTACAGGTCGTGACCCTAAAGGTAAATACCACGCAATGACAGATGTTATTCACAAGGTATTAAACGATTTAGCAGTTGATGATTGGGATGTTATCATCGGAGGAGATTCACATACACGTATGTCTAAAGGAGTTGCTTTTGGAGCAGATTCAGGAACGGTTGCTTTAGCACTAGCAACAGGTGAGGCTACTATGCCAATACCTGAATCAGTAAAAGTTACTTTTAAAGGAGATATGAGAAGCTTTATGGATTTTAGAGATGTGGTTCATGCAACTCAACAACAGATGTTAAAACAGTTTGGTGGAGAAAATGTTTTCCAAGGAAGAATTATTGAGGTTCATCTTGGAACACTTGAGGCTGACCAAGCATTTACATTTACTGATTGGACTGCAGAGATGAAAGCTAAGGCTTCAATTTGTATTTCGGAAGACGAGACACTGATTGAATCATTAGAAATTGCAAAAGGTCGTATCCAAATAATGATTGATAAAGGCATGGATAACGATAAGCAAGTTTTACAAGGATTAATTAATAAAGCAAATAAGAGAATTGCTGAAATTAAATCAGGCGAAAACCCAGCTTTAAGACCTGATGCTAATGCTAAATATCATGCTGAAGTAGTAATTGATTTAGATGAAATTGCAGAGCCAATGATTGCAGATCCAGATGTAAATAATGAAGATGTTTCTAAGCGTTATACACACGACACTATTAGACCTTTATCTTTTTATGGGGGAACTAAAAAAGTTGATTTAGGTTTTGTTGGATCATGTATGGTACACAAAGGAGATATGCAAATTTTAGCTCAAATGCTAAAGAATATTGAAGAGCAACAAGGTAAAGTTGAATTTAAAGCACCATTAGTGGTAGCTCCTCCAACTTATAATATTGTTGATGAGTTAAAAGCTGAAGGCGATTGGGAGGTATTGGCAAAATATTCAGGATTTGAGTTTGATGACAATGCGCCAAAAGGATCTGCTCGTACAAAATATGAAAACATGATGTACTTGGAGCGCCCTGGCTGTAACCTTTGTATGGGTAACCAAGAAAAGGCTGAACCAGGAGATACTGTAATGGCAACTTCTACTCGTTTATTTCAAGGAAGAGTCGTTAAAGATTCTGGAGAGAAGAAAGGGGAGTCTTTATTGTCATCTACTCCAGTTGTTGTTTTATCAACAATTTTAGGTAGAACGCCTACTATGGAAGAATATGAAGCTGCTGTAGACGGAATAGTATTAACTAAGTTTAAACCATCTACTAAGCAACTGGTAAAATAA
- a CDS encoding peptidase U32 family protein: MNKKIELMAPAGGFEALQAALDNGADSVYFGVDQLNMRARATMNFTLGDLEEISKRCSERGVKTYLTLNTIVYDHDLSIVKTVVNRVKETGITAIIASDQAVIGYARSQNVEVHISTQVNITNIETVRFYSLFADVMVLSRELSLRQIKSICEGVEKDNICGPNGKQVEIEVFGHGALCMAVSGKCYLSLHTQNSSANRGACNQNCRKQYKVIDLEDGHELEIDNEYIMSPKDLCTINFLDELINSGISVLKIEGRGRAPEYVATVIKCYREAIDAVQDNSYSEEKVAEWMARLGTVYNRGFWGGYYLGQELGEWTNKSGSSATQKKVYIGKGEHYFPKPKIGQFKLESHSLKIGDKILVTGPTTGAVETEITSLMTDDKQVEEAFKGQEITFPIDYTIRSSDKLYKLVEA, translated from the coding sequence ATGAATAAAAAAATTGAATTAATGGCTCCTGCTGGAGGCTTTGAAGCCCTTCAAGCAGCTTTAGACAATGGTGCTGACTCTGTTTATTTTGGTGTGGACCAATTAAACATGCGTGCCAGAGCTACTATGAATTTTACTTTAGGTGACTTAGAAGAAATTTCAAAAAGATGTAGTGAAAGAGGTGTTAAAACTTACCTCACTTTAAACACGATTGTTTATGACCACGATCTATCTATCGTAAAAACAGTTGTAAATAGAGTTAAAGAAACAGGCATTACAGCAATTATCGCTTCAGACCAAGCAGTAATTGGCTATGCCCGTTCACAAAATGTTGAAGTACACATCTCTACTCAAGTAAACATAACCAACATTGAAACAGTTAGATTCTATTCTTTGTTTGCTGACGTTATGGTTCTTTCTAGAGAATTAAGTTTACGTCAAATAAAATCAATATGTGAAGGGGTTGAAAAAGATAATATTTGTGGCCCAAATGGTAAACAAGTAGAAATTGAAGTTTTTGGTCATGGAGCATTATGCATGGCTGTTTCTGGAAAGTGCTATTTGAGTTTACACACTCAAAATTCCTCTGCAAATAGAGGGGCATGCAATCAAAACTGTAGAAAACAATATAAAGTTATTGACTTAGAAGACGGACATGAATTAGAAATTGACAACGAATATATTATGTCTCCAAAAGATTTGTGCACAATCAACTTCTTAGATGAATTAATTAATTCTGGCATTTCTGTATTAAAAATTGAAGGACGAGGCCGAGCTCCTGAATACGTTGCAACGGTAATTAAATGCTACAGAGAAGCAATAGATGCAGTACAAGACAACTCTTACTCAGAAGAAAAAGTAGCAGAATGGATGGCAAGGCTTGGAACTGTTTACAACAGAGGTTTCTGGGGTGGTTATTATTTAGGTCAAGAATTAGGCGAATGGACCAATAAATCAGGTTCATCCGCAACACAAAAAAAAGTATATATTGGAAAAGGTGAGCATTATTTTCCTAAACCAAAAATTGGTCAATTTAAATTGGAATCGCATTCTTTGAAAATTGGAGATAAAATATTAGTTACAGGACCAACAACTGGGGCTGTAGAAACAGAAATAACTAGTTTAATGACCGACGACAAACAAGTTGAAGAAGCTTTTAAAGGTCAAGAAATTACTTTTCCAATAGATTATACTATTCGTTCATCTGATAAACTTTATAAACTTGTCGAGGCATAG
- a CDS encoding NAD-dependent epimerase/dehydratase family protein gives MSETILVIGSSGQIGTELVEELRNQFGNDKVIASDIKEPQNVQNGPFEVLDILNKEQLLKIVEKHNVKEIYLLAALLSATAEKNPEFAWELNMNSLFNVLNLAKDGIIKKIFWPSSIAVFGPTTPRENTPQYTIMEPSTVYGISKQAGERWCEYYNEKYGVDVRSIRYPGLIGYKSLPGGGTTDYAVDIFHQAIKHQKYECFLNKSTRLPMMYMADAIKATIQIMQAPSENIKIRSSYNLAGISFNPEDISSEIKKYIPSFSISYKEDFRQKIADSWPQSIDDTNSKKDWNWYPEYNLESMSADMIKNLKNIVT, from the coding sequence ATGTCAGAAACCATTTTAGTAATTGGATCATCAGGTCAAATCGGTACAGAATTAGTAGAAGAACTTCGAAATCAATTTGGTAATGATAAAGTAATTGCATCAGACATAAAAGAACCCCAAAATGTTCAAAATGGTCCATTTGAAGTTTTAGACATATTAAACAAAGAACAACTTTTAAAAATTGTTGAAAAACACAATGTAAAAGAAATATACCTTCTTGCTGCTCTTTTATCAGCCACAGCCGAAAAAAATCCTGAATTTGCATGGGAGTTAAATATGAATAGCTTATTCAACGTCCTTAATCTAGCAAAAGATGGTATTATCAAAAAAATATTCTGGCCAAGTTCAATTGCCGTATTTGGACCAACTACTCCAAGAGAAAATACTCCTCAATACACAATAATGGAACCATCTACTGTTTATGGCATTAGTAAACAAGCTGGAGAAAGATGGTGTGAATACTACAACGAAAAATATGGAGTTGATGTTAGAAGCATTCGTTACCCAGGCTTAATTGGATATAAATCGCTTCCAGGAGGAGGAACTACAGATTATGCAGTAGATATTTTTCATCAAGCAATTAAGCATCAAAAATATGAGTGCTTTTTAAACAAAAGCACAAGATTACCAATGATGTATATGGCTGACGCAATTAAAGCTACTATCCAAATTATGCAAGCTCCTTCGGAAAACATTAAAATTCGGTCGAGTTATAACTTAGCTGGAATTAGTTTTAACCCTGAAGATATTTCAAGCGAAATAAAAAAATATATTCCTTCATTTTCTATCTCTTATAAAGAAGATTTTCGACAAAAAATTGCAGATTCATGGCCTCAATCTATTGATGATACTAATTCCAAAAAAGATTGGAATTGGTATCCAGAATATAATTTGGAATCCATGTCTGCAGACATGATAAAAAACTTAAAAAACATTGTAACCTAA
- the aspS gene encoding aspartate--tRNA ligase encodes MYRSHTNGELRIEDINKEVTLCGWVQKSREMGAMTFVDLRDRYGITQLVCGEELLKIAKDLGREDVIQVTGKVIERESKNKNIPTGEIEIAVQSITVLNKSKTPPFTIEDNTDGGEELRMQYRYLDLRRKPLQEALKLRHKLSIEIRKYLDSINFFEIETPYLIKSTPEGARDFVVPSRMNPNQFYALPQSPQTFKQLLMVSGYDRYYQIVRCFRDEDLRADRQPEFTQIDCEMAFVDQEDILNTFEAMMVHLFQITKGIEFDSFPRMSYADAMENYGCDKPDIRFGMTFNYINEVVKNKGFAIFDDAESVIAIVAEDCSTYTRKELDKLVDFVKRPQIGAKGLIYVKCNEDGTFKSSVDKFYSEEDLKAWADKCGAKAGDLILVLSGDKTATQNQMNTLRLHLGNELGLRNPNIYAPLWVYDFPLLEWDEESGRYHAMHHPFTSPKKEDIGLLDTDPGKVRANAYDLVLNGTEIGGGSIRIHDRAVQSRMFDLLGFSKDEAQAQFGFLMNAFEYGAPPHGGIALGFDRLCALFGGQETIRDFIAFPKNNNGRDVMIDSPSPISKEQLEELNIDIIKKEVV; translated from the coding sequence ATGTATAGATCGCATACTAACGGAGAGTTAAGAATAGAAGATATCAATAAAGAAGTTACACTTTGTGGATGGGTACAGAAATCAAGAGAAATGGGTGCTATGACCTTTGTTGATTTAAGAGACCGTTATGGAATAACTCAATTAGTATGTGGTGAAGAACTTTTAAAAATAGCTAAAGATTTAGGAAGAGAAGATGTAATTCAAGTTACAGGAAAAGTAATTGAACGTGAAAGTAAAAACAAAAACATCCCAACAGGTGAAATTGAAATAGCTGTTCAGTCTATAACTGTTTTAAACAAAAGTAAAACCCCTCCTTTTACGATTGAGGATAATACTGATGGTGGTGAAGAGTTGCGTATGCAATATCGCTATTTAGATTTAAGAAGAAAACCACTTCAAGAAGCTTTAAAATTAAGACATAAACTATCTATAGAAATTAGAAAATATTTAGATAGCATTAATTTTTTTGAAATTGAGACTCCTTATTTAATCAAATCTACACCTGAAGGAGCTAGAGATTTTGTGGTGCCTAGCAGAATGAATCCTAACCAGTTTTATGCTTTACCTCAATCTCCACAAACATTCAAACAACTTTTAATGGTTAGTGGTTATGACCGTTATTATCAAATAGTTCGTTGTTTTAGAGATGAAGATTTAAGAGCTGATCGTCAACCAGAGTTTACTCAAATTGACTGTGAAATGGCTTTTGTAGATCAGGAAGATATTTTGAACACTTTTGAGGCAATGATGGTTCATTTGTTTCAAATAACAAAAGGTATTGAATTTGATTCATTCCCACGAATGAGCTATGCTGATGCAATGGAAAATTATGGTTGCGACAAACCAGACATTCGATTTGGAATGACATTCAACTATATAAACGAAGTTGTTAAAAATAAAGGTTTCGCAATTTTTGATGACGCAGAAAGTGTTATAGCTATTGTTGCTGAAGATTGCTCAACATATACTCGAAAAGAGTTAGACAAATTAGTTGATTTTGTAAAACGTCCACAAATTGGTGCTAAAGGATTAATCTATGTAAAATGCAATGAAGATGGCACTTTCAAATCATCAGTAGATAAATTTTACAGTGAAGAAGATTTAAAAGCTTGGGCAGACAAGTGTGGTGCTAAAGCTGGTGATTTAATTTTAGTATTAAGTGGTGATAAAACAGCTACTCAAAACCAAATGAACACTTTACGTTTACACTTAGGAAATGAACTAGGATTACGTAACCCTAATATTTATGCTCCGTTATGGGTTTATGATTTCCCTCTTTTAGAATGGGATGAAGAAAGTGGTCGTTATCACGCAATGCACCACCCTTTTACCTCTCCTAAAAAAGAAGATATTGGACTACTAGATACTGACCCAGGAAAAGTAAGAGCTAATGCTTACGATTTAGTATTAAACGGAACTGAGATTGGTGGTGGCTCAATTCGTATTCATGATAGGGCTGTACAATCAAGAATGTTTGATTTATTAGGGTTTAGCAAAGATGAAGCACAAGCACAATTTGGCTTTTTAATGAATGCCTTTGAATATGGTGCTCCTCCTCATGGTGGAATTGCTTTAGGATTTGATAGACTTTGTGCTTTATTCGGTGGCCAAGAAACAATCAGAGATTTTATCGCATTTCCTAAAAACAATAATGGTAGAGATGTGATGATTGATTCTCCTTCTCCAATCAGTAAAGAACAATTAGAAGAATTAAATATTGATATTATAAAAAAAGAGGTAGTTTAA
- the trhO gene encoding oxygen-dependent tRNA uridine(34) hydroxylase TrhO, translating into MKTKKPTLFNKYGREELEKEIQNESFKRITVSLYRYVDIKNPQIFRDELFTKWIELNVRGRIYIAHEGINAQFSVPEPNWEKFTRSLEDYDYLKDVPLKIAVEDDGKSFLKLTIKVRKKILADGMDDNSYDTSNVGKHLTASEWNKYMDDPNTIVVDVRNHYEHEIGHFKGALCAESDTFREDLPKIKEKLKGNEDKKILLYCTGGIRCEKTSAFLRHEGFQDVNQLHGGIIDYARQIDKEGLESKFIGKNFVFDERRGERISDDIISSCHQCGEPCDDHTNCEYLDCNMLFIQCSNCKEEHEGCCSEECKTIIKLPIEEQQKIRAEREKKGLMGYKKSLRPKKITKN; encoded by the coding sequence ATGAAAACTAAAAAACCTACTTTATTTAATAAATACGGAAGAGAAGAACTAGAAAAGGAAATTCAAAACGAATCGTTTAAAAGAATTACGGTTTCTCTTTATAGGTATGTTGACATAAAAAATCCTCAAATTTTTAGAGATGAACTTTTCACTAAGTGGATTGAGTTAAATGTAAGAGGAAGAATTTATATTGCTCACGAAGGTATAAACGCTCAGTTTTCAGTCCCCGAACCAAACTGGGAAAAATTTACACGCTCATTAGAAGATTACGATTACCTAAAAGATGTCCCTCTTAAAATTGCTGTTGAGGATGATGGAAAGTCATTTTTAAAGTTAACTATTAAAGTTAGAAAGAAGATTTTAGCAGACGGGATGGATGACAATAGTTACGACACATCCAATGTTGGCAAACATTTAACTGCATCTGAATGGAATAAATACATGGACGACCCTAACACTATTGTTGTTGACGTTAGAAATCATTATGAGCATGAAATTGGACATTTTAAAGGTGCCCTTTGTGCAGAATCAGATACATTTAGAGAGGATCTACCTAAAATTAAAGAAAAACTTAAAGGCAATGAAGACAAAAAAATTCTACTTTATTGTACTGGCGGAATTCGTTGCGAAAAAACAAGTGCATTTTTAAGACATGAAGGATTTCAAGATGTAAATCAATTACACGGAGGTATTATTGATTATGCGCGTCAAATAGATAAAGAAGGTCTAGAAAGTAAATTTATTGGGAAAAATTTTGTGTTTGATGAAAGAAGAGGAGAACGAATTTCTGATGATATTATTAGCTCTTGCCACCAATGTGGAGAACCTTGCGATGACCACACTAATTGCGAATATTTAGATTGCAACATGCTTTTCATACAATGTAGCAATTGTAAAGAAGAACATGAAGGATGTTGCTCTGAAGAATGTAAAACAATAATAAAACTACCTATAGAAGAACAGCAAAAAATTAGAGCTGAAAGAGAAAAGAAAGGGCTAATGGGGTACAAAAAGAGTTTAAGACCTAAAAAGATTACCAAAAACTAA
- a CDS encoding toxin-antitoxin system YwqK family antitoxin — protein MKKLIYIIILIFICSISTAQSFEVSNGDTINMIDENNLKQGFWRIFGKMKKLPGYEPDQVVEEGNYESSRKQGIWKFFFANGKVKSEIAYVNSRPNGYYKTYYENGQLEEEGAWKNNRNTGQFKRFHENGQLAQAFTFNETGKRDGKQEYYYENGQLMIEGNWAGGKEDGVITEYFENGDIKAKKAFNGGTIDVANTQTFEPKNPIKDTEAEELAKAPVEVVKVSSEDKVNMGIFDGNGEHTMYNQNKQISKSGFFKNYRLMEGQLYLYDENGILLKIKKFKSGRYIGDAPLPKE, from the coding sequence ATGAAAAAATTAATATACATTATAATCCTAATTTTTATTTGCAGTATTAGCACTGCTCAATCTTTCGAGGTGAGTAACGGTGATACCATCAACATGATTGATGAGAACAATTTAAAACAAGGATTTTGGCGAATTTTCGGTAAAATGAAAAAATTACCTGGCTATGAACCTGACCAAGTAGTCGAAGAAGGAAATTATGAAAGCAGTAGAAAGCAAGGTATTTGGAAATTTTTCTTTGCTAATGGTAAAGTAAAAAGTGAAATTGCATATGTAAATAGTAGACCAAATGGTTATTATAAAACATATTACGAAAACGGTCAATTAGAAGAAGAAGGAGCTTGGAAAAACAACAGAAATACTGGTCAATTCAAGCGATTCCATGAAAACGGACAGCTTGCTCAAGCTTTTACTTTTAATGAAACGGGAAAAAGAGATGGTAAGCAAGAATATTACTATGAAAATGGCCAATTAATGATTGAAGGAAATTGGGCTGGGGGAAAAGAAGATGGTGTTATTACAGAATACTTTGAAAATGGAGATATTAAAGCCAAAAAAGCTTTTAATGGAGGTACTATTGACGTAGCAAACACTCAAACTTTCGAACCAAAAAATCCAATTAAAGATACTGAAGCTGAAGAATTAGCTAAAGCTCCGGTTGAAGTTGTTAAAGTATCTTCTGAAGATAAAGTAAATATGGGAATTTTTGATGGTAATGGTGAACACACTATGTATAACCAAAACAAACAAATTTCTAAATCTGGATTTTTCAAAAACTATAGATTAATGGAAGGACAATTATATCTTTATGATGAAAATGGAATTTTATTAAAAATTAAAAAATTCAAATCAGGAAGATATATTGGAGATGCTCCACTTCCTAAAGAATAA
- the uvrC gene encoding excinuclease ABC subunit UvrC — protein sequence MSLNNIIKNLPNKPGVYQYYNTEGIILYVGKAKNLKKRVTSYFTKNHENGKTAILVRQIADIKIIVVETEIEALLLENNLIKKYQPKYNILLKDDKTYPWICIKNERFPRIFSTRNIIRDGSEYFGPYASVRMMNTILDLIRQLYPIRNCNYNLSEENIANEKFKVCLEYHIGNCKGPCIDEQSEDDYNTSINEIKNIIKGNINSVTKHLKPLMKEYADKLQFEKAQQIKEKIETLENYQSKSVVVSPTINDVDVFSIISDEKYGFVNYLKVINGAIIQGHTIELKKKLDETDDELLQIGIAELRVRFDSESKEVIVPFKPDLADENIKFTVPQRGDKKQLLDLSERNAKYFRLERNKQKANVNPTKHSDRILERMQKDLRMPVKPVHIECFDNSNIQGTNPVAACVVFKDAKPSKRDYRHFNIKTVEGPDDFASMEEVVYRRYKRLLDEDEPLPQLIIIDGGKGQLSSALKSLDKLNLRGKITIIGIAKKLEEIYFPGDSIPLYIDKKSESLKVIQYLRNEAHRFGITHHRNKRSKAAITSELDKIEGIGFKTAQQLLWKFKSVARIKKATLKELETAVNKQRAKIVFDHFSND from the coding sequence ATGAGTCTGAATAATATCATAAAAAACTTACCCAACAAACCTGGTGTTTATCAGTATTATAATACAGAGGGTATTATTCTTTATGTAGGTAAAGCTAAAAACTTAAAAAAAAGAGTAACCTCTTATTTTACTAAAAACCATGAAAATGGTAAAACAGCTATTTTAGTTCGACAAATTGCTGACATAAAAATAATTGTTGTTGAAACAGAGATTGAAGCCCTACTTTTAGAAAATAACCTCATTAAAAAATATCAACCGAAGTACAACATTTTACTAAAAGATGATAAAACTTACCCATGGATTTGTATTAAAAATGAACGCTTTCCAAGAATTTTCTCTACCAGAAATATAATAAGAGATGGTTCCGAATATTTTGGTCCATATGCATCGGTTAGAATGATGAATACAATCTTGGATTTAATTAGACAACTTTATCCTATTCGAAATTGTAACTACAATTTATCGGAAGAAAATATTGCAAACGAAAAGTTTAAAGTTTGCTTAGAATATCATATTGGAAACTGTAAAGGTCCATGTATCGATGAGCAATCAGAAGATGACTACAACACCTCAATAAACGAAATTAAAAATATCATTAAAGGAAATATTAACAGTGTTACAAAACACCTTAAACCTTTAATGAAAGAATATGCTGACAAACTACAATTTGAAAAAGCGCAACAGATAAAAGAGAAAATTGAAACACTAGAAAATTACCAAAGCAAATCCGTTGTAGTAAGTCCAACAATTAATGATGTAGATGTTTTTTCTATTATTAGTGATGAAAAATATGGCTTCGTAAACTATTTAAAAGTAATAAATGGAGCAATTATTCAAGGGCACACCATTGAATTAAAAAAGAAATTGGATGAAACAGATGACGAATTACTTCAGATAGGAATTGCTGAATTAAGAGTCCGATTTGATAGTGAGTCGAAAGAAGTAATCGTACCTTTTAAACCCGACTTAGCTGATGAAAACATCAAGTTTACTGTACCTCAGCGAGGAGATAAAAAACAATTATTAGACCTCTCTGAGCGAAATGCCAAGTACTTCCGTTTAGAAAGAAACAAACAAAAAGCAAATGTAAATCCTACCAAACATTCTGACAGAATTTTGGAACGAATGCAAAAAGATTTACGAATGCCAGTTAAACCAGTTCATATTGAATGTTTTGACAACTCAAACATTCAAGGAACAAACCCGGTAGCAGCATGTGTGGTATTTAAAGATGCCAAACCTAGCAAACGAGATTATCGCCATTTTAACATAAAAACTGTTGAAGGACCAGATGATTTTGCGAGCATGGAAGAGGTTGTTTACCGAAGATATAAAAGATTGTTAGATGAGGATGAACCCTTACCTCAGCTAATAATAATTGATGGAGGAAAAGGACAATTGAGTTCTGCTTTAAAAAGCTTAGACAAACTAAATTTACGAGGAAAAATTACCATTATTGGTATTGCTAAAAAGCTAGAAGAAATCTATTTTCCTGGTGATTCTATTCCTTTGTATATTGATAAAAAATCGGAATCACTTAAAGTAATCCAATATTTAAGAAACGAAGCGCATCGTTTTGGAATTACTCACCACAGAAACAAAAGAAGTAAAGCTGCTATTACTTCTGAATTAGATAAAATTGAAGGCATAGGTTTTAAAACTGCACAACAATTACTCTGGAAATTTAAATCTGTTGCCCGCATAAAAAAAGCAACTTTAAAAGAATTAGAAACAGCAGTAAACAAGCAAAGAGCAAAAATTGTATTTGATCACTTTAGTAATGATTAA